A region of Streptomyces sp. NBC_01788 DNA encodes the following proteins:
- a CDS encoding carbohydrate ABC transporter permease: MSATTTISRMSPAPEPKAPTGRRNNRDKPQKWGSHVTYFIALLFVGVCIAPVLYIVLGGFRTNSQITTDPAALPRPWVVGNYIDILKSTVFWGEFANSLIVAITSTAGIVALGLMVSFVIARYDFKLKGAMYSLFAAGLMFPMVIAITPLYLVIKDLGLVDNLLGVIIPQIAFGLPTTVIILVPFLRAIPNEIEEAAAIDGMSRLGFFFRMVVPLSLPGVVTVGILGFVGSWNNYLLPLYVLNSQANYTLPLGVQVFSSQYSTDTAKVLAFTSLAMLPALIFFSIFEKRIVGGLTGAVKG; encoded by the coding sequence ATGAGCGCGACGACCACCATCTCCCGGATGTCCCCCGCACCGGAGCCGAAGGCACCCACCGGCCGCCGCAACAACCGCGACAAGCCACAGAAGTGGGGCAGTCACGTCACCTACTTCATCGCGCTGCTCTTCGTCGGCGTCTGCATCGCACCGGTGCTCTACATCGTGCTCGGCGGATTCCGCACCAACTCGCAGATCACCACGGACCCGGCCGCCCTGCCGCGCCCCTGGGTGGTCGGCAACTACATCGACATCCTGAAGTCGACGGTGTTCTGGGGCGAGTTCGCCAACTCCCTCATCGTCGCGATCACCAGCACCGCCGGCATCGTCGCCCTCGGTCTGATGGTGAGCTTCGTGATCGCACGCTACGACTTCAAGCTCAAGGGCGCGATGTACTCCCTGTTCGCCGCGGGCCTGATGTTCCCGATGGTCATCGCGATCACTCCGCTGTACCTCGTCATCAAGGACCTCGGTCTCGTCGACAACCTGCTCGGCGTGATCATCCCGCAGATCGCCTTCGGCCTGCCGACGACCGTCATCATCCTCGTGCCGTTCCTCAGAGCCATCCCGAACGAGATCGAGGAGGCCGCCGCGATCGACGGCATGAGCCGACTCGGATTCTTCTTCCGCATGGTGGTTCCGCTGTCGCTGCCCGGTGTGGTCACCGTCGGCATCCTCGGATTCGTCGGCAGCTGGAACAACTACCTCCTGCCCCTGTACGTCCTCAACTCGCAGGCGAACTACACCCTGCCGCTCGGCGTCCAGGTGTTCTCCTCGCAGTACTCCACGGACACCGCGAAGGTTCTCGCCTTCACCTCACTCGCCATGCTGCCCGCACTGATCTTCTTCTCGATCTTCGAGAAGCGCATCGTCGGCGGCCTCACCGGCGCCGTGAAGGGCTGA
- a CDS encoding carbohydrate ABC transporter permease — protein MSDTLGTDTADGRQSQGTPGAGDAATSVPPAPPRAAAHRRGRARMRLEIAVLSAPAIITFLAFVIFPVALAAYYGFYQWKGYGEPTDWVGLNNYKLILTDPAFHDVLWHNGLILVLSLVIQGPLAIVLALLLNQKIRGRSTIRVLIFVPYIISEVIVGTGWSLMLQSNGAGNDLLHRIGLGSLEADWIADPDLAIWTLMAIITWKYIGFAVILMLAGLQSIPDEIFEAAQIDGASYWQIQRRITLPLLGPTIRIWAFLSIIGSLQLFDLVYIIWGQYVSGTAGTSTMAIYMLAQGRNAGNYGYGSAVAVVMFVISLIVALIYQRFVLRRDLRGAVTEGTV, from the coding sequence ATGAGCGACACCCTGGGCACTGACACGGCCGACGGCCGCCAGTCGCAGGGCACGCCCGGAGCCGGGGACGCGGCCACGTCCGTGCCCCCGGCTCCGCCGCGAGCGGCTGCGCACCGCCGAGGCCGTGCCAGGATGCGACTGGAGATCGCGGTCCTGTCCGCACCGGCGATCATCACGTTCCTGGCATTCGTGATCTTCCCGGTCGCGCTCGCCGCGTACTACGGCTTCTACCAGTGGAAAGGCTACGGAGAGCCCACCGACTGGGTCGGCCTGAACAACTACAAACTGATCCTCACCGACCCCGCGTTCCACGACGTCCTGTGGCACAACGGCCTGATCCTGGTGCTCTCACTGGTCATCCAGGGTCCGCTGGCGATCGTCCTCGCGCTCCTGCTCAACCAGAAGATCCGCGGCCGCTCGACCATCCGCGTCCTGATCTTCGTGCCCTACATCATCTCCGAGGTCATCGTCGGCACCGGCTGGAGCCTGATGCTCCAGAGCAACGGAGCCGGCAACGACCTGCTGCACCGGATCGGCCTGGGCTCCCTGGAAGCCGACTGGATCGCCGACCCGGACCTGGCCATCTGGACTCTGATGGCCATCATCACGTGGAAGTACATCGGCTTCGCGGTGATCCTGATGCTCGCCGGCCTGCAGTCGATCCCCGACGAGATCTTCGAGGCCGCGCAGATCGACGGCGCCTCCTACTGGCAGATCCAGCGCCGCATCACGCTGCCACTGCTGGGGCCGACGATCCGCATCTGGGCCTTCCTGTCGATCATCGGCTCGCTGCAGTTGTTCGACCTCGTCTACATCATCTGGGGCCAGTACGTCTCGGGCACGGCGGGCACCTCGACCATGGCGATCTACATGCTCGCCCAGGGCCGCAACGCGGGCAACTACGGCTACGGAAGCGCCGTCGCGGTCGTGATGTTCGTGATCTCGCTCATCGTCGCCCTGATCTACCAGCGCTTCGTCCTGCGCCGTGACCTCAGGGGCGCAGTCACCGAAGGGACCGTGTGA
- a CDS encoding ABC transporter substrate-binding protein encodes MMRKTRCATAAAIGLCIALAAAGCAGGGDSSSSDGQGTVTLWTNAMEGRGAQYWKDAAKAYHALHPDVAIKIQSVQNEDLDGKLQNALNSNSAPGIFLQRGGGKMQAMVNAGQIQALELADTDKANVGEAALEGVSIDGKVYAMPLDTQPEGIYYSEDLFKKAGITSAPTTMDELKDAVAKLKAIKVAPIAVGAKDAWPAAHWYYNFALRECSQESTQEAAKSLTFDDPCWTSAGEDLAELLETEPFQKGFLTATSQQGAGSSAGMIANHKAAMELMGNWDPGVIADLTPDKKPLPDLGWFPFPAVPGGKGDPTAIMGGAGGYSLSKNAPKEALGFLQFVVTKEQQEAYAEAFDTIPVNKEAQGVVTEPYNISALQAFNKAAYSMQFLDTVYGQNVGNAMNIAVVNLMAGKGSATDIAKDVKAAAEKG; translated from the coding sequence ATGATGAGGAAAACCCGCTGCGCGACGGCTGCCGCGATCGGCTTGTGCATCGCACTCGCCGCAGCCGGCTGCGCCGGCGGCGGCGACAGCAGTTCGTCCGACGGCCAGGGCACGGTGACCCTCTGGACGAACGCGATGGAAGGGCGCGGTGCGCAGTACTGGAAGGACGCCGCGAAGGCGTACCACGCGCTGCACCCGGACGTCGCGATCAAGATCCAATCGGTCCAGAACGAGGACCTCGACGGCAAGCTGCAGAACGCGCTCAACTCGAACTCCGCGCCCGGCATCTTCCTGCAGCGCGGTGGCGGCAAGATGCAGGCCATGGTCAACGCCGGCCAGATCCAGGCACTGGAACTGGCCGACACCGACAAGGCGAACGTGGGCGAAGCGGCCCTCGAAGGCGTCTCGATCGACGGCAAGGTCTACGCGATGCCGCTCGACACGCAGCCCGAAGGCATCTACTACAGCGAGGACCTGTTCAAGAAGGCCGGCATCACCTCGGCGCCGACGACGATGGACGAGCTCAAGGACGCCGTCGCGAAGCTGAAGGCGATCAAGGTCGCGCCGATCGCGGTCGGCGCCAAGGACGCCTGGCCGGCCGCGCACTGGTACTACAACTTCGCCCTGCGCGAGTGCAGCCAGGAGAGCACGCAGGAGGCCGCCAAGTCGCTCACGTTCGACGACCCGTGCTGGACCAGCGCCGGCGAAGACCTCGCTGAACTCCTGGAGACCGAACCCTTCCAGAAGGGTTTCCTGACGGCAACGTCGCAGCAGGGCGCCGGGTCCTCGGCGGGCATGATCGCCAACCACAAGGCGGCCATGGAGCTCATGGGCAACTGGGATCCCGGTGTGATCGCCGATCTGACCCCGGACAAGAAGCCGCTCCCCGACCTGGGCTGGTTCCCCTTCCCCGCCGTGCCCGGCGGCAAGGGCGACCCGACCGCCATCATGGGCGGCGCCGGCGGATACTCGCTCTCCAAGAACGCACCGAAGGAGGCCCTGGGCTTCCTCCAGTTCGTCGTGACCAAGGAGCAGCAGGAGGCCTACGCCGAGGCCTTCGACACCATCCCGGTGAACAAGGAAGCCCAGGGGGTCGTCACCGAGCCCTACAACATCTCGGCACTGCAGGCCTTCAACAAGGCCGCCTACTCGATGCAGTTCCTCGACACCGTGTACGGCCAGAACGTCGGCAACGCCATGAACATCGCCGTCGTGAACCTGATGGCCGGCAAGGGCTCCGCCACCGACATCGCCAAGGACGTCAAAGCTGCCGCCGAGAAGGGCTGA
- a CDS encoding GH39 family glycosyl hydrolase, producing the protein MRIVVPRQPTARFSDAWRHCVGTGRFDLALRRDYQESLDLVQREIGFRYIRGHGLLSDGMGVHRPYDYAAERRVRHAFTYVDQVVDAYLGMGVAPFLELGFMPSGLASGDDTVFWWKGNVTPPRDEKEWADLVRAVIGHLVDRYGIDQVRRWPIEVWNEPNLAPFWSADQNAYHRLYEVTSLAVKEVDAELQVGGPSLAPGYEDGWIRRFAEFVEARDLPIDFVSRHAYSSGPVQPVPFGAHQTLMPASALLEQFGAPRRQLAGTGLAGLPLHITEFNSSYRPDNPVHDTAFHAAYLAPVLVNGGDLADSFSYWTFSDVFEEVGIPTAPFHGGFGLLTHRQVKKPTYHLYTFMAEMGEQMLARGEDHLVTRHGDGRVTVLAWAPADPAGGDPVDGHTVRLTLPVGAPDAQGSAFARRRSVSEDAGNPWAAWCEMGRPLAPGNRQLDALREAAEPARSHRSVPVAGGRADVDLVLRRNEVTLLELTPVVDETPEWWSDDRLFGLGGEDVDASVNRS; encoded by the coding sequence ATGCGGATCGTCGTCCCCCGGCAGCCGACAGCCCGGTTCTCCGACGCCTGGCGCCACTGCGTCGGCACGGGCCGGTTCGACCTCGCGCTGCGGCGCGACTACCAGGAGTCGCTCGACCTCGTTCAGCGGGAGATCGGTTTCCGGTACATCCGGGGGCACGGCCTGCTCAGCGACGGGATGGGCGTCCACCGCCCCTACGACTACGCCGCCGAGCGGCGCGTGCGCCACGCCTTCACGTACGTCGACCAGGTCGTGGACGCCTACCTGGGGATGGGTGTCGCGCCCTTCCTCGAGCTCGGCTTCATGCCGTCCGGGCTCGCCTCCGGCGACGACACCGTGTTCTGGTGGAAGGGCAACGTCACTCCTCCTCGCGACGAGAAGGAGTGGGCGGACCTCGTCCGCGCCGTCATCGGGCACCTGGTCGACCGCTACGGCATCGACCAGGTGCGCCGGTGGCCGATCGAGGTGTGGAACGAGCCCAACCTGGCGCCGTTCTGGTCCGCGGACCAGAACGCCTACCACCGCCTCTACGAGGTGACCTCGCTGGCCGTCAAGGAGGTCGACGCCGAACTCCAGGTCGGCGGCCCCTCACTGGCGCCGGGTTACGAGGACGGGTGGATCCGGCGCTTCGCCGAGTTCGTCGAGGCCCGCGACCTGCCGATCGACTTCGTGAGCCGCCACGCCTACTCCTCCGGCCCCGTCCAGCCCGTCCCCTTCGGCGCTCACCAGACGCTCATGCCGGCGTCGGCGCTGCTGGAGCAGTTCGGCGCCCCACGACGGCAGCTGGCGGGCACCGGGCTCGCGGGCCTGCCGCTCCACATCACCGAGTTCAACTCCTCGTACCGGCCGGACAACCCGGTCCACGACACCGCGTTCCACGCGGCGTATCTCGCGCCGGTGCTGGTGAACGGGGGTGACCTCGCGGACTCGTTCTCGTACTGGACGTTCAGCGACGTGTTCGAGGAGGTGGGCATCCCCACCGCGCCGTTCCACGGCGGCTTCGGCTTGTTGACGCACCGTCAGGTCAAGAAGCCCACCTACCACCTGTACACGTTCATGGCCGAGATGGGTGAGCAGATGCTCGCCCGAGGCGAGGACCACCTGGTGACGCGGCACGGCGACGGACGCGTCACCGTGCTGGCCTGGGCGCCGGCCGACCCGGCCGGCGGCGATCCCGTCGACGGCCACACCGTCCGGCTGACCCTGCCCGTCGGCGCCCCGGACGCGCAGGGCTCCGCCTTCGCCCGCCGCCGCTCCGTGAGCGAGGACGCCGGCAACCCTTGGGCCGCCTGGTGCGAGATGGGGCGGCCGCTCGCGCCCGGCAACCGCCAGCTCGACGCTCTCCGTGAGGCCGCCGAACCCGCCCGCTCGCACCGGAGCGTGCCCGTCGCCGGCGGGCGCGCCGACGTGGACCTGGTCCTGCGCCGCAACGAGGTGACGCTGCTGGAGCTCACCCCGGTCGTCGACGAGACGCCGGAGTGGTGGAGCGACGACCGGCTGTTCGGCCTCGGCGGCGAGGACGTCGACGCCTCCGTCAACCGGTCGTGA
- a CDS encoding DUF1931 family protein has translation MTLMGVSKFERFFRAAASLDVDRNDLKRYGDFVDAKLYDLLVVGQASAKANGRDTVEPWDLPITKGLQESIHRFRRLDEEVELKPILEQLAAHPPLDRTPTQEAGCREAVDREHVRKTAPVQC, from the coding sequence ATGACCCTGATGGGTGTGTCGAAGTTCGAGAGGTTCTTCCGCGCCGCCGCAAGCCTCGACGTGGACAGGAACGACCTGAAGCGATACGGCGATTTCGTCGACGCCAAGCTCTACGACCTTTTGGTCGTCGGCCAGGCGTCGGCCAAGGCCAACGGCAGGGATACCGTCGAACCGTGGGATCTACCGATCACCAAGGGCCTCCAGGAGAGCATCCACCGGTTCCGGCGGCTCGACGAGGAGGTCGAGCTGAAGCCGATCCTGGAACAGCTCGCCGCACACCCTCCCCTCGACAGGACACCCACCCAGGAAGCAGGCTGCCGCGAAGCCGTCGACCGGGAGCATGTACGGAAGACTGCCCCGGTCCAATGCTGA
- a CDS encoding helix-turn-helix domain-containing protein yields MAGSRAYSPYHRCSDRKGSLLRGSVGRHPTAARRGPRLPVRAPADHALHELVALSRALFDAPDEGEILRLAMDHIAAAGPYRAEAVYLKVGGGLVPGPRNRQPHALAVGRRVRELAGQDGNVTVPGRPWGRALGLRGPGGLHGYLVVTSRSRPTSAERSLLALLIRHTGAALSVAFAHRRQREDALELRRLREERTALQRQLISVVAELGYERAVHTLMAGVAASGGGEEAVTRALHGLTGLPALLEDRFGRLRSWTGPDRPAPYPKPDPVRQNEMLHAVAKETGPVRIRDRLITLIRPHGEILGVLALVDARDEADEHAVLALGYAAASLALELTHLRNLAEVELRLHRELADDLLAGTDEASAYARSEAVGHDLHGSHYVVVVQWSNRTADDSFAQTVSRAAVAVGMRSLLTRRSDHVVLITGDRPHARALYEALARETGTRSGTIGVSAPCDAVDDIPHHYQEAQRALDVRRHSHERYGATFFDELGLYRILGPGNDYRELETFVHEWLGQLIDYDSRHHAAMVETLSRYFDCGGNYDETADSLAIHRSTLRYRLQRIRDISGHDLANVEDRLNLQVATRVWKIVLGGPG; encoded by the coding sequence ATGGCCGGCAGTCGGGCATACAGCCCGTACCACCGCTGCTCCGACCGAAAGGGCAGCCTTCTGCGGGGCAGCGTCGGGCGACACCCCACGGCCGCGCGCAGGGGGCCCCGCCTGCCCGTTCGCGCCCCAGCCGACCATGCCCTCCACGAACTGGTCGCGCTCTCCCGCGCCCTGTTCGACGCTCCGGACGAAGGCGAGATCCTGCGCCTGGCCATGGACCACATAGCCGCCGCGGGGCCATACCGCGCCGAGGCCGTATACCTCAAGGTGGGCGGCGGCCTGGTCCCCGGCCCGAGGAACAGGCAGCCGCATGCCTTGGCCGTGGGCCGGAGGGTGCGGGAGCTGGCCGGGCAGGACGGCAACGTGACCGTACCCGGCAGGCCCTGGGGCCGGGCCCTCGGGCTACGCGGACCTGGGGGACTCCACGGCTACCTCGTGGTCACGTCCCGCTCCCGGCCCACCAGCGCAGAGCGATCCCTGCTCGCCCTTCTCATCCGGCACACCGGTGCTGCACTGTCGGTCGCCTTCGCACACCGCCGCCAACGCGAGGACGCGCTGGAGCTGCGCCGGCTGCGGGAGGAACGCACAGCCCTCCAGCGGCAGCTGATCTCTGTGGTGGCTGAGCTGGGCTACGAGCGAGCCGTTCACACTCTCATGGCCGGCGTCGCTGCCTCGGGTGGCGGCGAGGAAGCCGTCACCCGCGCACTGCACGGGCTCACTGGACTTCCCGCGCTGCTCGAGGACCGCTTCGGTCGGCTGAGGTCCTGGACCGGTCCCGACCGCCCCGCCCCCTATCCCAAACCGGACCCCGTGCGCCAAAACGAAATGCTGCACGCCGTCGCCAAAGAGACCGGGCCGGTGCGGATAAGGGACCGGCTGATCACCCTGATCCGCCCGCACGGCGAGATCCTGGGCGTGCTGGCCCTGGTCGATGCCCGGGACGAGGCCGACGAGCACGCCGTACTCGCGCTTGGATACGCCGCCGCGTCGCTCGCCCTGGAGCTGACGCACCTGCGCAATCTGGCCGAAGTGGAGCTGAGGCTGCACCGCGAGCTGGCCGACGACCTCCTGGCAGGGACGGACGAGGCGAGCGCCTACGCCCGGTCCGAGGCAGTCGGACACGACCTGCACGGCAGCCACTACGTCGTCGTGGTGCAGTGGTCGAACCGGACCGCCGACGATTCCTTCGCGCAGACCGTGAGTCGGGCGGCCGTTGCGGTGGGCATGCGCTCGCTGCTGACCCGCCGCTCCGACCACGTCGTCCTCATCACTGGCGACAGGCCGCACGCCCGCGCGTTGTACGAGGCGCTCGCCCGGGAGACCGGAACACGGTCCGGGACGATCGGGGTGAGCGCCCCTTGCGACGCCGTGGACGACATCCCCCACCACTACCAGGAGGCACAGCGCGCCCTGGACGTGCGCCGCCACTCCCACGAGCGCTACGGCGCGACGTTCTTCGACGAGCTCGGCCTCTACCGCATCCTGGGACCCGGCAATGATTACCGGGAACTGGAGACGTTCGTCCACGAGTGGCTCGGGCAACTCATCGACTACGACTCCCGGCACCACGCGGCCATGGTGGAGACCCTGTCCCGGTACTTCGACTGCGGCGGCAACTACGACGAGACCGCCGACTCCCTCGCGATCCACCGCAGCACGCTGCGCTATCGGCTCCAGCGCATCCGCGACATCAGCGGCCACGACCTCGCGAACGTCGAGGACCGGCTGAACCTCCAGGTGGCGACCCGAGTGTGGAAGATCGTGCTGGGCGGACCGGGCTGA
- the dnaK gene encoding molecular chaperone DnaK, which translates to MAKAVGIDLGTTNSVIAVWEGGEPSVVPNSEGNRTTPSVVAFSDTGERLVGQLARRQAILNPKGTIYSAKRFIGRHFDEISDEARAVAYDVVEGDGGAARFKVRDKLYAPEEISAQVLRKLADDASKQLGERVTEAVITVPAYFNDAQRTATKDAGRIAGLEVLRIINEPTAAALAYGMDKKEHETVLVFDLGGGTFDVSILDVGDGVVEVRSTAGDSHLGGDDFDRRLVDYLADDFQKENGIDLRKDPQALQRLFEAAEKAKTELSSVTQTQVSLPFITADASGPKHLTDSIMRSTFEQITGDLVERCLGPVQQAMADAKVGGSDIDEVILVGGSTRIPAVQALVRRLTGGKEPNMSVNPDEVVALGAAIQAGVLKGEVKDVLLLDVTPLSLGVETRGGVMTKIIERNTTIPVRRSETFSTAEDNQPAVDVVVLQGERERAADNRVLGRFQLTDIRPAPRGEPQIEVTFDIDANGILNVKARDRDTGKEQSITISESSNLDRSEVERMVQEAERNRGQDQALREAVDARNELDAVAYQVEKRLAELGDAAPAHEKARAEMLVSDARAAVKEEAGVERVRPLTSELQQVLAGLAAHQGAAATGGGPGQDAATGGPASGGGGDDDVIDAEFDKS; encoded by the coding sequence ATGGCCAAGGCAGTGGGCATCGACCTGGGCACCACCAACTCGGTGATCGCCGTGTGGGAGGGCGGCGAGCCGTCCGTCGTGCCCAACAGCGAGGGCAACCGCACGACACCGTCCGTGGTGGCCTTCTCCGACACCGGTGAACGTCTGGTGGGCCAGCTGGCCCGGCGCCAGGCGATCCTCAACCCCAAGGGCACCATCTACTCGGCCAAGCGGTTCATCGGCCGGCACTTCGACGAGATCTCCGACGAGGCCAGGGCGGTGGCGTACGACGTCGTGGAAGGCGACGGCGGGGCGGCCCGTTTCAAGGTGCGCGACAAGCTGTACGCGCCTGAGGAGATCAGCGCACAGGTGCTGCGCAAACTCGCCGACGACGCGTCCAAGCAGCTGGGGGAGCGGGTCACGGAGGCGGTCATCACGGTGCCCGCCTACTTCAACGACGCTCAGCGCACCGCCACCAAGGACGCCGGACGGATCGCCGGACTGGAGGTGCTGCGGATCATCAACGAGCCGACGGCGGCCGCCCTCGCGTACGGCATGGACAAGAAGGAGCACGAGACCGTCCTCGTCTTCGACCTGGGCGGCGGCACCTTCGACGTGAGCATCCTCGACGTCGGCGACGGCGTGGTGGAGGTGCGCTCCACCGCCGGTGACAGCCACCTGGGCGGCGACGACTTCGACCGGCGTCTGGTGGACTACCTGGCGGACGACTTCCAGAAGGAGAACGGCATCGACCTGCGCAAGGACCCGCAGGCGCTGCAACGACTGTTCGAGGCGGCGGAGAAGGCCAAGACCGAGCTCAGTTCGGTGACGCAGACGCAGGTCAGCCTGCCGTTCATCACCGCTGACGCCTCGGGCCCCAAGCACCTCACCGACTCGATCATGCGGTCCACGTTCGAGCAGATCACCGGCGACCTGGTGGAGCGTTGCCTGGGACCGGTCCAGCAGGCCATGGCCGACGCCAAGGTCGGCGGGAGCGACATCGACGAGGTCATCCTCGTCGGCGGTTCCACCCGCATCCCCGCCGTCCAGGCTCTGGTCCGCCGGCTGACCGGCGGCAAGGAACCCAACATGAGCGTCAACCCCGACGAGGTCGTGGCCCTGGGCGCCGCGATCCAGGCCGGGGTGCTCAAGGGCGAGGTCAAGGACGTCCTGCTGCTCGACGTCACACCCTTGTCGCTGGGCGTGGAGACGCGCGGCGGAGTGATGACGAAGATCATCGAGCGGAACACCACCATCCCCGTGCGCCGCAGCGAGACCTTCTCCACCGCCGAGGACAACCAGCCGGCCGTCGATGTGGTGGTCCTCCAGGGCGAGCGCGAGCGAGCCGCCGACAACCGGGTGCTGGGCCGGTTCCAGCTCACCGACATCCGGCCGGCACCGCGCGGCGAACCACAGATCGAGGTCACCTTCGACATCGACGCCAACGGCATCCTCAACGTCAAGGCCCGCGACCGGGACACCGGCAAGGAACAGAGCATCACCATCAGCGAGAGCTCCAACCTGGACCGCAGTGAGGTCGAACGCATGGTCCAGGAGGCCGAGCGCAACCGGGGCCAGGACCAGGCACTCCGCGAGGCCGTCGACGCCCGCAACGAACTCGATGCCGTCGCGTACCAGGTCGAGAAGCGCCTCGCCGAACTGGGCGACGCAGCGCCCGCCCACGAGAAGGCACGCGCCGAAATGCTCGTGTCCGACGCCCGGGCGGCGGTCAAGGAAGAGGCGGGCGTGGAGCGCGTGCGGCCTCTGACCTCCGAACTCCAGCAGGTACTCGCCGGGCTGGCGGCCCATCAGGGCGCCGCCGCCACAGGGGGCGGTCCCGGCCAGGACGCCGCCACCGGCGGTCCCGCGAGTGGCGGTGGCGGTGACGATGATGTCATCGACGCCGAGTTCGACAAGAGCTGA
- the grpE gene encoding nucleotide exchange factor GrpE, translated as MPTHPQEPDRAASDPGVRVPEGAGPPPRGDLPQPGPPRPEAANGEPGPDAAGPAPAEDEYTTAIQELEDRWRRALADLDNLRKRHARELERERAVERSRTAAAFLPVLDNLELALTHAGADPGAIVEGIRAVRDQAVNVLELLGYPRHAETGVAFDPARHEVVGVVQDPDAPPGTVVEVLRPGYGDGERQLRPAAVTVAKRE; from the coding sequence ATGCCCACCCACCCCCAGGAACCCGACCGGGCCGCGTCGGATCCGGGCGTACGGGTCCCGGAAGGCGCCGGACCTCCTCCTCGCGGGGATTTGCCCCAACCGGGCCCGCCGCGGCCCGAAGCGGCGAACGGCGAACCGGGACCCGATGCCGCCGGACCCGCGCCTGCCGAGGACGAATACACGACCGCGATCCAGGAACTGGAGGACCGCTGGCGGCGCGCACTCGCCGACCTCGATAACCTTCGCAAGCGCCACGCCAGGGAACTGGAGCGCGAACGGGCGGTCGAGCGGTCCCGCACGGCGGCCGCCTTCCTGCCCGTCCTCGACAACCTCGAACTCGCCCTGACCCACGCCGGCGCCGATCCGGGCGCGATCGTGGAGGGCATCCGGGCCGTACGCGACCAGGCGGTGAACGTCCTCGAACTGCTCGGCTACCCGCGGCATGCGGAGACCGGCGTCGCCTTCGACCCGGCCCGGCACGAGGTGGTCGGCGTCGTCCAGGACCCCGACGCCCCACCGGGCACCGTCGTCGAGGTGCTGCGCCCCGGCTACGGGGACGGCGAACGGCAGCTCAGGCCCGCCGCCGTGACGGTCGCGAAGCGGGAGTGA
- a CDS encoding J domain-containing protein encodes MARDFYEVLGVSRTASQDEIQQAYRKLARRYHPDVNKDPEAEERFKDLNEAYSVLSDPKTRARYDRFGEDFRKIPEDFDERVAAGAGGGFRGRRTAGGGGPRVRYVTGFGDDFGAEGIDIEDLLGSMFGAGAARGGVPGADQEAELPLTVEEAYRGGRRTVTLAGPTGQPRQYEVDVPPGVTDGQRIRLAGEGGQGSGDAAAGDLYLRVRIQPHPRFRLDGRDVHVQVPVAPWEAALGATVPVPTPGGGTAKVTVPAGSSSGRRLRLRGEGMPNPRGANGDLYAELRVVVPPALGDRERELFEELAATSSFDPRRMR; translated from the coding sequence ATGGCACGGGACTTCTACGAGGTGCTGGGCGTGTCGCGGACCGCGAGCCAGGACGAGATCCAGCAGGCATATCGCAAACTCGCCCGCAGGTACCACCCAGACGTCAACAAGGACCCCGAGGCGGAGGAGCGTTTCAAGGACCTCAACGAGGCATACAGCGTCCTGTCCGATCCCAAGACCCGGGCCCGCTATGACCGCTTCGGCGAGGATTTCCGGAAGATCCCGGAGGACTTCGACGAACGGGTCGCGGCGGGAGCGGGCGGCGGTTTCCGCGGTCGGAGGACCGCAGGTGGGGGCGGTCCTCGCGTCCGGTACGTCACCGGCTTCGGAGACGACTTCGGCGCGGAGGGCATCGACATCGAGGACCTGCTCGGCTCAATGTTCGGAGCCGGCGCCGCCCGAGGCGGCGTCCCTGGAGCGGACCAGGAGGCGGAACTGCCGCTCACTGTCGAGGAGGCGTACCGAGGCGGCCGTCGCACCGTCACACTCGCCGGTCCCACCGGGCAGCCGCGGCAGTACGAGGTCGACGTGCCGCCTGGCGTCACCGACGGGCAGCGCATCCGGCTGGCGGGTGAGGGTGGCCAGGGCAGTGGTGACGCCGCCGCGGGCGACCTGTACCTGCGGGTGCGTATCCAGCCGCACCCCCGGTTCCGGCTGGACGGCCGTGACGTGCACGTCCAGGTCCCGGTCGCCCCGTGGGAGGCGGCCCTGGGCGCGACCGTGCCGGTGCCCACGCCCGGCGGCGGCACGGCGAAGGTCACGGTGCCTGCGGGCTCGTCCAGCGGCCGGCGGCTGCGGCTGCGCGGCGAGGGCATGCCGAACCCGCGGGGCGCGAACGGCGACCTGTACGCCGAACTTCGCGTCGTGGTGCCTCCCGCCCTCGGCGACCGGGAGCGCGAACTGTTCGAGGAGCTCGCCGCCACTTCCTCGTTCGACCCCAGGAGGATGCGATGA